A single window of Nocardia sp. NBC_01327 DNA harbors:
- a CDS encoding MarR family winged helix-turn-helix transcriptional regulator: protein MDGSQRLMADLNRQLQRDSALSFADYRILVKLSEAPGRSLRMSDLADGVFSSRSRLTHQIRRLEGQRVVRRIPAEDDGRGVLAQLTDEGMRRLRAAAPGHVAAVRRYFVELFTPQQLAAVAAAMELVNLASDQRSD from the coding sequence ATGGACGGCTCCCAGCGCCTGATGGCCGACCTCAACCGGCAATTGCAGCGCGACAGCGCACTCTCTTTCGCGGACTATCGCATTCTCGTGAAACTCTCCGAGGCGCCCGGCCGGTCCCTGCGCATGAGCGATCTCGCCGACGGCGTGTTCTCCTCCCGCAGCCGCCTCACCCATCAGATCCGCCGCCTCGAAGGTCAGCGCGTGGTCCGGCGGATACCCGCCGAGGACGACGGCCGCGGCGTGCTCGCCCAGCTCACCGATGAGGGCATGCGCCGGCTGCGGGCCGCCGCGCCCGGTCACGTCGCCGCCGTCCGCCGCTACTTCGTCGAGCTGTTCACACCGCAGCAACTCGCCGCGGTGGCGGCCGCCATGGAACTGGTCAACCTCGCGTCCGATCAACGCTCCGACTAG
- a CDS encoding alpha/beta hydrolase encodes MDRRRRVRRRLAGAFASAALFAGAAVLTPSLALAQPPVDSGSNEEPPPAVDPVHPMHAAIAQIENVGDRLLRVSVTSPAMGRIVDVQVLVPAKRDTPRPTLYMLDGRSAAPDVNNWAVKGGALNFFADKNVNVVFTLGGPASYYTDWLHADPKLGTNRWETFLTRELPPLLDARFEGNGMNGLTGVSMGAEGAMMLAVRHPDLYRAIGAHSGCYAMSSDFGQAQARAVVGTFGGDPDNMFGPSDNPQWAEHDVVDHAEALRGKAIYLSAGSGVPGEHDGPGNPDARTAILFGGPLEAGANMCTHQLVDRLGQLGIPATVDLRLTGTHSWPYWADELPRSWQTLADGLGIG; translated from the coding sequence GTGGATCGCCGCCGTCGAGTACGGCGTCGCCTTGCCGGCGCCTTCGCCAGCGCCGCACTGTTCGCCGGTGCGGCGGTACTGACACCTTCGCTCGCCCTCGCGCAACCGCCGGTCGACTCCGGCTCCAATGAAGAGCCGCCGCCCGCGGTCGATCCCGTGCATCCGATGCACGCGGCCATCGCGCAGATCGAGAATGTGGGTGACCGCCTGCTGCGCGTCTCGGTCACCTCACCCGCCATGGGACGCATTGTGGACGTGCAGGTGCTGGTGCCCGCCAAGCGCGACACCCCCCGCCCCACCCTGTACATGCTCGACGGCCGCAGCGCCGCACCCGATGTGAACAACTGGGCCGTCAAAGGCGGCGCACTGAACTTCTTCGCCGACAAGAACGTGAATGTGGTCTTCACCCTCGGCGGGCCTGCCAGCTACTACACCGACTGGCTGCACGCCGATCCCAAGCTCGGCACCAACCGCTGGGAAACCTTCCTCACGCGGGAACTGCCGCCGCTGCTCGACGCGCGCTTCGAAGGCAATGGCATGAACGGCCTTACGGGCGTCTCCATGGGCGCTGAGGGCGCGATGATGCTCGCGGTGCGTCATCCGGACCTCTACCGGGCGATCGGGGCGCACAGCGGCTGCTACGCAATGAGTTCCGACTTCGGTCAGGCCCAGGCGCGCGCGGTGGTCGGCACCTTCGGCGGTGATCCGGACAATATGTTCGGGCCGTCCGACAATCCGCAGTGGGCCGAACACGATGTGGTCGATCACGCGGAAGCGTTGCGCGGCAAGGCCATCTACCTGTCCGCGGGCAGTGGCGTCCCCGGTGAGCACGACGGTCCCGGAAATCCGGACGCCCGCACCGCCATCCTGTTCGGCGGACCGCTCGAGGCCGGGGCGAATATGTGCACCCATCAGCTCGTCGACCGTCTCGGTCAGCTCGGGATCCCGGCCACCGTGGACCTGCGCCTCACCGGAACGCACTCGTGGCCCTACTGGGCCGACGAATTACCGCGCTCCTGGCAGACCCTGGCCGACGGCCTCGGCATCGGCTGA
- the hisC gene encoding histidinol-phosphate transaminase, translating to MSAHIRPDLDVIPAYVAGRTQAGVVKLASNETTFPPLPSVAKAIAEAAEQVNRYPDNSALELRTAIAEFHGVEVANVAAGCGSVAICQELVQITCLAPTDEVLFAWRSFEAYPIVAQVAGAKAVQVPLDGEYTHDLDALAAAVTPNTRVVIVCNPNNPTGTALGAAAVTRFLDAVPADVLVVLDEAYYEYMRLDDQPNGVELGRDRPNVLVLRTFSKAYGLAGLRVGYAVGAPEVITALMKVHIPFSVNRVAQAAAIASLEARHELLERTDAVVAERDRMRAALLAAGYRVPVSSSNFLWLPLGARSAEYGQASAEAGVLIRPYGADGVRVTAGDPHENDLFLSFATAPETVARFLG from the coding sequence GTGAGCGCGCACATCCGTCCGGACCTCGATGTCATCCCGGCCTACGTGGCCGGCCGCACCCAGGCCGGCGTGGTGAAGCTGGCCAGTAACGAGACCACGTTCCCGCCGCTGCCGTCGGTGGCCAAGGCGATTGCCGAGGCCGCGGAGCAGGTGAACCGGTATCCGGATAATTCGGCGCTCGAATTGCGCACCGCCATCGCGGAATTCCACGGTGTCGAGGTGGCGAATGTGGCGGCCGGGTGCGGCAGTGTCGCGATCTGCCAGGAGCTGGTGCAGATCACCTGCCTGGCGCCCACCGACGAGGTGCTTTTCGCCTGGCGCTCGTTCGAGGCGTACCCGATCGTCGCCCAGGTGGCCGGGGCCAAGGCCGTGCAGGTGCCGCTGGACGGCGAGTACACCCACGATCTGGACGCGCTGGCCGCGGCGGTGACGCCGAATACCCGCGTGGTCATCGTCTGCAATCCGAACAATCCGACCGGTACCGCGCTCGGGGCGGCGGCCGTCACCCGCTTCCTGGATGCCGTGCCCGCGGACGTCCTGGTGGTGCTGGACGAGGCCTACTACGAGTACATGCGCCTCGACGATCAGCCGAACGGTGTGGAGCTGGGCCGCGACCGCCCGAATGTGCTTGTGCTGCGCACCTTCTCGAAGGCGTACGGGCTGGCCGGACTGCGCGTCGGTTATGCGGTGGGCGCGCCGGAGGTCATCACCGCCCTCATGAAGGTGCACATCCCGTTCAGCGTGAACCGGGTGGCGCAGGCGGCGGCCATCGCCTCCCTGGAGGCGCGGCACGAACTGCTCGAGCGCACGGACGCCGTTGTGGCCGAACGTGATCGCATGCGGGCGGCGCTGCTCGCGGCGGGTTACCGGGTGCCGGTCAGCTCCTCGAACTTCCTCTGGCTGCCGCTGGGCGCGCGCAGCGCCGAGTACGGCCAGGCGAGCGCCGAGGCGGGCGTGCTCATCCGCCCCTACGGCGCCGACGGCGTGCGGGTCACCGCGGGCGACCCGCACGAGAACGATCTGTTCCTGAGCTTCGCCACCGCACCGGAGACCGTCGCCCGCTTCCTGGGCTGA
- a CDS encoding dienelactone hydrolase family protein, which yields MAGIFRDLAPVHEKTKVPLIVIEPDGHARGGIVVLHESREFTDPLLELMRSLADDGWTVVAPDLFHRANGVVPDKVFGADLFEDFDACFDWLTGRGVFRDCVGVLGFDSAGTAAALVAADRRIGAAVSVAAPGIETALTPQAVALIAAAPDLKAPWLGLFGADDPRTPPDHIDRLRDAAARAVVATLVVSYPGLHHRPDHPGFEPADLDDAFTLDARTRIFDWFDSHLR from the coding sequence ATGGCGGGCATTTTCCGAGATCTTGCGCCTGTGCACGAGAAGACAAAGGTTCCTCTCATAGTGATCGAACCGGACGGTCACGCACGCGGCGGCATCGTGGTGTTGCACGAATCACGCGAATTCACCGACCCACTGCTGGAACTCATGCGGTCACTGGCCGACGACGGCTGGACCGTTGTCGCCCCCGACCTGTTCCACCGGGCCAACGGCGTGGTTCCCGACAAAGTGTTCGGCGCGGATCTTTTCGAAGACTTCGACGCCTGTTTCGACTGGCTGACCGGCCGCGGCGTCTTCCGCGACTGCGTCGGCGTGCTCGGCTTCGACTCCGCGGGCACCGCGGCGGCCCTGGTGGCCGCCGATCGCCGGATCGGTGCGGCGGTCAGCGTGGCCGCGCCCGGCATCGAAACCGCGCTCACCCCACAGGCTGTCGCGCTCATCGCCGCCGCCCCCGATCTGAAGGCGCCGTGGCTGGGCCTGTTCGGTGCGGACGATCCGCGCACTCCGCCCGATCACATCGACCGCCTGCGCGACGCCGCGGCCCGCGCCGTCGTCGCCACCCTGGTGGTCAGCTACCCGGGGCTGCACCACCGCCCCGACCACCCCGGCTTCGAACCGGCCGACCTCGATGACGCCTTCACCCTCGACGCGCGCACCCGGATCTTCGATTGGTTCGACAGTCACCTACGTTGA
- a CDS encoding maleylpyruvate isomerase family mycothiol-dependent enzyme has protein sequence MTSDAPELTAIPTQLDTVAAATTRLLGAVSALHDADVVEPSLLPGWTRGHVLAHLSRNADSLVNLLLWARTGIETPQYASTFLRDADIEAGAPRALHEQLEDLTAASERWLALARVMPEESWQAVVRNRQGGEMTASRVLWMRLVEVEIHHVDLNTGYTPADWSSDFVDRLLPQAVADLAAKEQGSGFTVTATDTGWSGAVGTAAAAITGPAAALAAWLVGRSAGADLTDDLPDLADWK, from the coding sequence GTGACCAGCGACGCACCGGAACTCACCGCGATCCCCACGCAGCTCGACACTGTCGCCGCCGCGACCACGCGCCTGCTCGGCGCCGTCTCCGCCCTGCACGACGCCGATGTGGTGGAGCCCTCGCTGCTGCCCGGCTGGACCCGCGGCCATGTGCTGGCACATCTGTCGCGCAATGCCGACAGTCTCGTCAATCTGCTGCTGTGGGCCCGCACCGGCATCGAAACCCCGCAGTACGCAAGCACGTTCCTGCGTGACGCCGATATCGAGGCGGGTGCGCCGCGCGCGCTGCACGAGCAGCTGGAGGATCTCACCGCCGCCTCCGAACGCTGGCTGGCGCTGGCCCGGGTGATGCCGGAGGAGAGCTGGCAGGCCGTCGTCCGCAATCGCCAGGGCGGCGAGATGACCGCCTCCCGCGTGCTGTGGATGCGCCTGGTGGAGGTGGAGATTCACCATGTGGATCTGAATACCGGTTACACCCCGGCGGATTGGAGCAGCGACTTCGTGGATCGCCTGCTGCCCCAGGCCGTTGCCGATCTCGCCGCCAAGGAGCAGGGCTCCGGTTTCACCGTCACGGCCACCGACACCGGCTGGTCCGGCGCGGTCGGCACTGCGGCCGCCGCCATCACCGGCCCGGCCGCCGCCCTCGCCGCCTGGCTCGTCGGCCGCTCCGCGGGCGCCGATCTCACCGACGATCTCCCGGATCTCGCCGACTGGAAGTGA